Genomic DNA from Candidatus Tanganyikabacteria bacterium:
GGACCAGGAGAAGGTCTTCTCCTTGCTGCGCAACGCGGGGTTCGAGTGGCAGGAATCCAGAAGGGAGTTTGCAGCCGGCTCGGGAGTGGCAGTCCAGTTCGTCCTGGCCGGAGACGCCGAGGGCGTCGGCCAGGCAGCGAAGTTCCCCGAACCGGGTGATTCAGGGCGCATCGTCCGTATCGAGGGGCTTCCCGTCCTCGCGCTTCCACGCTTGATAGAAGCAAAGCTTGCTTGCGGGCTAGGCGACATGCGGCGCATGCACAAGGATTTCGCCGACGTCGTGGAACTCATCGCCATCCACGACCTGGATAGTTCCTTTGCCCGCCTCCTGCACAAGTCGGTCAGGAAGGCGTATCGCCAGCTCGTGACGAGGGTCCGGCCCGAGTGACCCCTTACCTGGCCCGGCTTCCGACGGAAGGCCAAAGCCCTGGGATCGAGTCTCAACACGGAGACACTCTCTTTGCAGCACCCCCGGGTGTCCCGCGTCGGGCGTCAAGCTCCTGGGTTGAGTTCCTCGAACCCTGGGTGAGCCAACGCACCCGAGTCCTCCTTCCCAACCCGACCAACCGAAATCAATGCGGTCGCCGATACGAAGAGACCGGCAAAGATGACATTCGCATCTGAGAGAGAAGCCATTGACGCCGCAGCCCACACAGCGGAGGCTACAAGCACCAGCAAGAAGGCAACAGTGCCAAGTGAGACCCATCGGGCCCTGAAACCGATTCGCTTCGCCTCGAACTCCATATTGAGGCCGATTCGTAGAACAAACAACAGCTGGAGACCAATGGCCAGACATTCGATTGTCGCATCGGGCCCCAGTCCGGGAATCCAAAGGGGCGAAACGAGTACGGCGGCCACCATGGAGAGGATAAGTAGCGAAACTAGCCTATCGCCGAATGAAAGGCTAAGGCGCGTCGACGATTGGTCCTCGGAGCCATCTCGTTTGAGTTTCGAACGCGCAATAAGGTCAAAGATGTCTTTCCCGAAGAGAACGACCCATACTGCGTAGCCGGCTTCAGTTAGATGAACGCCCAGACCGCCGGGTAGCAACTGGCCCGCAACCAGAAAACATGCCCCGAGGAACACAATCCAGACCCAAGGGCTTGGCCTTCTAACTCTACCTGAGTACTTCGCCCAAACTGGTCCCCCCAGTGCGAGTCCTGGCCTCGCAATGATCAAGAGCAGCCACACCGCCCCGAAGAAGACAACGGTGAGCTGGCTGCTCTCAACTACGCTCATATTCTCGCTCTACCCGGGCTCCCTTCGAATCATGGCCAGGAGGTCGGTCACGGGCAAGGGTTGGAGGAGGCGTGCCGGTCCAGCCGCCAATCGGAGGTACCCACCGAGTCTTGGTGACCAAGCCGCTCAGCGCCGTCCCGTTTGCGTCTCGAAAGTCGATCATGTCAGAGTAGTTGGAGCCGACATAAAGCAAGTTCCTCCAGAGCAAGCGCCGCCCCCGCTAATCTGAGAGCCGATGCACGTTGTTGAGGAAGAAGACGCTGGTTTCGGCCACCGCGTCATGGAAACGCGTACTCCCCCCATGGACCCTGTGGCGGGCTCTCAGCCCTTCACCATCCCACTCTTGCTCCCCCACCCGTCCAATGCGAGGCTGAGAGCCCATAGGAATGGGAGACTAGCCAACAAGGTCGGCTCCCGCTCGTATGCAATCGAAAGAACCGCTGCGACAACGACTCCTGGCGCCAGGGCCCAGGTAACGATCGTCCCTGGTGCGAATCTTCGATTCGAGAGAGATTCGTTTCGCTTTATGATCGCGCTTTCAAAATGAACTCGCAAGATGATCATAAGTTGAAAGGAAATGGTGAAGGCACTCAAACCTTGCCAGTCAGCCACTGGAAAACGCCAGTGAATGAGTGAAATGGCGGTTATAAACAAGGGGAATGCCAGAAACACGAGGTAGAATCCCACGGTATAGGTTAATCTCTCTGCCAGCGGGAGCTCATTGAGTGCTTTCTTCAAGATCGCGAGACCGCCTTGCGGAGAAGTGAGCCTGCATACCAGGCTCGCCAGGTCCCTTCCTACGATCAGTAGCCAAATGCCGTAGCCGAGAGATGGAAGCAGCCAGCAGGAGAGTAATGCAGAACAGAACTCACCCGCGAGTCCGAGACCTGTCGAAAGCAGTAGCGCCCAGATCCAACCGTTCCGCCAGCGTTGCACTCCTTGGACTAGTGCCCACCCTGATCCCCCAACCAGGTGACCCGGCATGGCGACCACGATGAGTAGCCAGGCCAAGCCTGCCAGAACGACGAGGTACTGGAGGATAGAAACGATTAGCACGACCTTAGCGCATTCGCTTGCAGCTACGCCGTTGCCGGCCGTCGCCGCAGGCTCCGAGACCGGAGCCAGCCATGCGCGAGGCGCGGCCAGACTTGGCGCTTGCCTCCGAGCCACGCTCGAGATGGTCAAATGGGTG
This window encodes:
- a CDS encoding nucleotidyltransferase family protein, which gives rise to MMGQTARQTFEMLENESLWAIARHIDSLLAREGIAYGVLGGVAVSLHGYRRNTIDLDLLIRREDQEKVFSLLRNAGFEWQESRREFAAGSGVAVQFVLAGDAEGVGQAAKFPEPGDSGRIVRIEGLPVLALPRLIEAKLACGLGDMRRMHKDFADVVELIAIHDLDSSFARLLHKSVRKAYRQLVTRVRPE